In a genomic window of Helianthus annuus cultivar XRQ/B chromosome 10, HanXRQr2.0-SUNRISE, whole genome shotgun sequence:
- the LOC110885520 gene encoding remorin 4.1, with product MPNHDQRVQNLYGSEDIRVWHTLTPPFHSNSMATSDQASHGGFSQMSVTNSTLVLVGSPIASSTIDNDGASNWGVGSHPSSSPSPGDGTFVVRGGREVVVSMRSLKKEEVESKITAWKNAKIAEINNRFKCEDAIISGWEDEQAQRSTLRMQKVERKLEEKRVKAIERMENEIAKAHQKAEERRATEEAKRGTKIARVFEVANLMKAVGRAPVKSSFF from the exons atgccTAACCATGACCAAAGGGTTCAAAATCTTTATGGTAGTGAAGATATTAGGGTTTGGCATACTTTGACTCCACCATTTCACTCTAATTCAATGGCTACAAGTGATCAAGCTTCACATGGTGGTTTTTCTCAAATGAGTGTTACCAATAGTACACTAGTTTTGGTAGGTTCCCCTATTGCAAGCAGCACAATTGACAATGATGGTGCTAGCAACTGGGGTGTGGGATCGCATCCTTCATCATCTCCGTCTCCAGGAGATGGTACGTTTGTTGTCCGTGGTGGTAGAGAGGTGGTGGTATCGATGAGGAGCTTGAAGAAGGAGGAGGTTGAATCCAAGATAACGGCTTGGAAGAATGCTAAGATTGCTGAGATTAACAATAGATTTAAGTGCGAAGATGCGATAATCAGTGGATGGGAGGACGAGCAGGCTCAGCGATCTACACTTCGGATGCAGAAAGTTGAG CGAAAGCTTGAAGAGAAGCGAGTGAAAGCAATAGAAAGAATGGAAAACGAGATTGCAAAAGCGCATCAGAAGGCCGAAGAAAGGAGAGCaacagaagaagcaaaaaggggGACCAAAATTGCTAGGGTTTTTGAAGTAGCTAACTTGATGAAGGCTGTGGGGAGAGCTCCTGTTAAGAGTTCATTTTTTTGA